The following are encoded together in the Anopheles nili chromosome 3, idAnoNiliSN_F5_01, whole genome shotgun sequence genome:
- the LOC128724773 gene encoding trypsin-7-like: MNVKLVLLVAIVGLLGESTKAQHRQVGGEPVVIRDYPFVAAIGYLQEYCGNGAIIQRRWILSTASTFYKQPYWQYDVAVATDDYRDDHKWYEVDKVYTPSDWVGWDHNIALVKLKEDLVYSVVVQPINMADEDWIRPLDVTMLSFGTNEDFTSHLRVATYTLTTDESCLDWIDEASRKESIYLGHAYCLIPPDFTSRAVYYNDVGAPVVKDNKLYGLLAYTKHDGAPSDVAIVTRVPFFKSWVESNMIRLG; encoded by the coding sequence ATGAACGTGAAACTAGTGCTTCTGGTGGCGATTGTTGGCCTATTGGGCGAATCAACGAAGGCCCAACATCGTCAGGTCGGTGGTGAACCCGTGGTCATTAGAGATTACCCGTTCGTTGCGGCCATTGGGTACTTGCAGGAGTACTGTGGCAACGGAGCTATCATCCAGCGGCGATGGATACTGTCAACAGCAAGCACCTTCTACAAGCAACCGTACTGGCAGTACGATGTGGCGGTGGCCACAGATGATTACCGTGACGATCACAAATGGTACGAGGTGGATAAGGTCTACACACCCTCGGATTGGGTCGGCTGGGACCACAACATCGCGCTGGTAAAGCTCAAAGAGGACCTCGTGTATTCGGTTGTCGTCCAGCCGATCAATATGGCCGACGAAGACTGGATCAGACCACTCGACGTGACGATGCTGTCGTTCGGCACCAACGAAGACTTTACGTCTCATCTCCGCGTGGCGACCTACACGCTCACGACGGATGAGAGCTGCCTCGATTGGATCGACGAAGCATCCAGGAAGGAATCCATCTATCTGGGACACGCTTATTGTCTGATTCCACCCGATTTTACTTCTCGCGCAGTGTACTATAACGACGTGGGCGCTCCGGTCGTTAAGGATAACAAACTATACGGGTTGCTTGCGTACACCAAGCATGATGGGGCTCCAAGCGATGTAGCAATCGTGACACGGGTTCCATTTTTCAAGTCATGGGTCGAATCTAACATGATAAGGCTTGGTTGA